CGTCCCCGTTCCGGTCCGGTGAGACGGCTCATCGCCCTCGGCGTCGCCGTTGCCGTCGCCGCCCTGGTGGCGGTGCTGGCCACCCGGCCCCCGGCCCAGGTGGCCGAGGCGGCCAGCCCCCTGCTCGGCCGGGCAGCCCCCGCCATCCGGGGGGCCGGGCTCGACGGGACGACCGTCGACCTGGCGACCATGCGGGGGGAGTTCGTGCTGGTCAACTTCTTCGCCAGCTGGTGCGGGCCGTGCCACACCGAGCAGCCCCACCTCATCGGGATGTCGTCTGACGTGCACGTCGTCGGCGTCGTGTTCCAGGACAGCTCCGCCAACGCCCTCCGGTTCCTGCGGGGCGGCGGGGCCCACTGGCCCGCCATCGCCGACCCGCAGGGGGCCCTGGCCCTCGACTGGGGCGTCCGTGGCCCGCCCGAGTCCTATCTGGTCAGCCCGGACGGGACGGTCGTGGCCAAGGTGCTGGGCCCGGTGACCGCTTCGCAGGTGAGCTACCTCCGGGGCGTGATGAGCCGCACCCTGCGGTCGGGCCAGTGACCCGCCTCCGGGCCTGGGCCCCGTGGGTCCTGCTGCTCGTGGTCCTCGGAGTCGGCCTGGGGATCGGCGTGTCCCGCTCCGGGCCGCCGCCCACCGTCGACCAGCAGGTGCGCGCCATAGCCGCCGAGGTGCGCTGCCCGTCCTGCGCCGACCTCAACTCCGCCCAGTCCAACGACGTCACGGCGGTGGCGGTCCGCTCCGCCATCCGCCAGCGCCTGGTCCAGGGCCAGTCGCGCCCCCAGATCGAGGCCTTCCTCGTCAGCCGCTACGGGCCCGACATCCTCCTCCGGCCGCCGAGCCGGGGCGTGGGCGGGTTGGTGTGGCTGCTCCCCGTCATCGCCGCGGTGGCGGCTCTGCTGGCGGCGGCGTGGGCGCTGCGGCGCTGGCGTGCGTCCGCGGCCGGCCCCTCACCCTCAGGCCGGGCTCCCGACGCCGGCGACGAGGACCTCGTTCGGCGCGCCCTCGGCGAGGCCCGGTGACCTATCCCGTGACCACCCCCCCCGACGGGTCCCCGGAGGACCGCTCCGCCCTCGAGGCCGAGCGGGACCGCCTCCTGGAGTCGTTGCGGGACATCGAATCCGAGCACGCCGGCGGCGACCTGCCCGACTCCGACTACCGGGCCCTTCGTGACGACTACACGGTCCGGGCCGCGGAGGTCCTGCGCCGGCTCGGGTCCCTGCCGGCGCCGGCCGTGGCTGTCGAACCCGCGGCTGTCGAACCCGCTGCTGCCGAACCCGCTGCTGCCGAACCCGCTGCTGCCTCCGAACCTCGCCTTTCGGAGGGCGACGAGGCCGCCGTTACGCCGCCCGCCGCCGCGCCTTCCCGCCCCCGGCCCACCCGCCGGCGCCTGAGGATCGCGGTGGCGGCCGCCGGCGCCGCGCTGGTGGTGGCGGGAGGGCTGGTCCTCGTGGTCGGGGGATCGGGCTCACGCCAGCCCGGCCAGACCGTCTCCGGCAACGTCCCGCCCGCGCCGGCGCAGGAGCTGGTGGCCGCCCGGCACGCCATGTCCACCGGCGACCAGGCCATGGCGCTCCGCCTCTACCAGGCCGTGCTGACGGTGGAGCCAAACCAGCCCGAGGCCCTGGCGTACAGCGGGTGGCTGCTCCGCCTGTCCGGGGACGTGCAGAACAACAAGACGCTGATCAGCGCCGCCGTGGCGGAGGAGCGGGCCGCCGAGGCGGCCGACCCGGCCTACCCCGACCCTCACTTCTTCCTCGGGCTGATCCTCCTCGACGACCTGCACAATCCGACCGCGGCCATCCCCCAGCTCACCGCCTACCTCGGGTCCTCTCCCTCGCCGGCGGTCAAGAAGGCCGTGGAGCCCGTGCTGGCCCGGGCCCGCCAGGAGGCGGCGCAGGCGGCAGGGGGCGCCGGCGGCTGACGCCCGCGGGAACATCACGGGCGGGCAGGTCGGCGAACAACGGGGCCGCGTGCAACCGAGGCTCTCTCCTCCCCGACCCCGCGAAGAACAATTTCGTGTGTCGTATTCGAAAGTTCGAGTATGACCGGTGTTCGGGCACACATTGCACCCGGGTTGCCCCGTGGCGCGGTGAGATCGACGGACGACACGCGCGCCGCGAGGTGGTGCGAACACGCCTCGCGCAAAACAGCGTGCCGTATGTGAATCGTCGAATACGGCGGAGATTTCTGTGGAGGGGGTAGCTCTCCCCGCCGCCCCTCGAATGCGCACGGGAGCGTTTCCGCGGAAACGCTCCGGCGCGTCCTGAGCGCTAATGGATCAACGACGCTGGCCGATAAGGCGGGCGCGGGGCGAGGTGGTCCCGCACGCGCTCCCTGACGGCGGGCCAGCGCGACGCAAGACGGCGGGAGCGTGGAATGAGGGTTGGTCCCTACCTGATCGCGGGGGCGTCACTTCTGTCGGTGAGTTCGGTGCTCGCTGTACCGGAATCGACGGCCGCAGCCGCCACGACCGGCGCTCCCAGCCCGTGTCCGACCGACGTCACCGCCAATCTGACGAACCTCGGCCTGACGGCGGCGACCGAGACGACGCCCGACACCGGTTTCTCGTACACAATCTGGTCGGGCCACGTGGCGTCGTGGGACGGCGTCCCGCTGCAGGTCTATCTGACCGTCCCGCAGGGTTCGCCCTGTCGGCTGCCGCTCATCTCCGAGAACAGCGGATACGGGAGCAACCCGTCGGTCATGCTGGCAGCGACCGACGCCGGGGGCTGGAACAACGTCTCGTGGGCGGAGCAGGGCTACGCCACCCTGTTCTTCGAGCAACGCGGCTTCAATCTGTCCTGCGGCCCGGCCGACTCCTCCAACGGCACAGCCTCCGGCCTGCCGACGGCCTGCACCGCCGATGGCCGCCACTACTGGATGACCTTCGACGACGTCCGGTACAGCCCGCGTGACCTCCAATGGCTCATCGGGAGGCTGGTCGATGCAGGGGCGGTCAATCCCTCCTCCGTTGCCGTCACGGGCGGGTCGATGGGAGGAGGCCTGGCATGGGAGATGGCGGTGCTCAACGACCGGACCGTGTGCGGCGGACTCTGGGACCCGGCCAACGGACCTGATCCCTGTGGAGGCAGGAAGGGTGGCTATATGAGCTGGACGAGCCCATCCGGGACCCCCCTCCATGTCGCTGCCGTTGTGCCCCAGTCGGGCTGGGCCAGTCTGGGGGGAGCTCTCGTCCCGAACGGTACGGCCTCGGACGGGCTCAACGGCGCTCCGGCCCGAAGCCGTACACCCAGGACACGTCTCCCATCGGAGTGCCACGCCAGTCCTGGATCAATCTGCTGGAGACCTCGGGCCAGAGCAGCGCCTTCTCCGCCCCGCCGAGGAGTGACCCCACGAGCGACTGGTCCGATTGGTTCTCGGACCTGCAGGCACAGCTGAACACAGTGACCACAGCGGCGGGCACCAACCTCGGTTCGGCGATGTCGACGCTGTTGTTCCAAGCCGATGCCGAGAAGTCACCCATCAGCTACTACCTGAGCTTCGACTCCGACGTCCCGATCCTGGTTCTCCAGGGCCTGGACGACGGCCTCATGACTCCGGTCCAGGCCCAACTCATGTACCAGGAGGCCAAGGCCCACGATCCGGCCTATCCGATCTCCGTCGTCTGGGGAGATGTGGGGCATTCTCCCGCCGGAAACCCGCAGGACCTCCTGAATGACTTCGCCGACCGC
Above is a genomic segment from Acidimicrobiales bacterium containing:
- a CDS encoding cytochrome c-type biogenesis protein CcmH, whose product is MTRLRAWAPWVLLLVVLGVGLGIGVSRSGPPPTVDQQVRAIAAEVRCPSCADLNSAQSNDVTAVAVRSAIRQRLVQGQSRPQIEAFLVSRYGPDILLRPPSRGVGGLVWLLPVIAAVAALLAAAWALRRWRASAAGPSPSGRAPDAGDEDLVRRALGEAR
- a CDS encoding TlpA disulfide reductase family protein: RPRSGPVRRLIALGVAVAVAALVAVLATRPPAQVAEAASPLLGRAAPAIRGAGLDGTTVDLATMRGEFVLVNFFASWCGPCHTEQPHLIGMSSDVHVVGVVFQDSSANALRFLRGGGAHWPAIADPQGALALDWGVRGPPESYLVSPDGTVVAKVLGPVTASQVSYLRGVMSRTLRSGQ